One window of Methanospirillum lacunae genomic DNA carries:
- the ndk gene encoding nucleoside-diphosphate kinase, translating to MEQTFLMVKPDGVQRGLVGEIISRFERRGFKLVAAKFERLPDARVMEHYAEHVQKPFFPGLKAYITSGPCFLMVFAGKNIVKISRDMIGATNPAGAAPGTIRGDLALEIGMNVIHGSDSVETAAREIGIHFKPEELASYTRIDEQYLYE from the coding sequence ATGGAACAGACCTTCCTGATGGTCAAACCAGACGGGGTACAACGTGGCCTCGTCGGTGAGATCATCTCCCGTTTTGAACGTCGCGGATTTAAACTCGTGGCAGCAAAGTTCGAACGGCTTCCTGATGCCCGTGTAATGGAGCACTATGCAGAGCATGTGCAGAAACCATTCTTCCCAGGTCTGAAAGCTTACATCACGAGCGGACCATGTTTCCTGATGGTGTTTGCAGGGAAGAATATTGTAAAGATCAGCAGAGACATGATCGGTGCCACGAACCCGGCCGGGGCTGCTCCCGGTACAATTCGTGGAGATCTGGCTCTTGAGATTGGGATGAATGTCATCCATGGATCAGACTCAGTAGAGACTGCAGCCCGTGAGATTGGAATTCATTTTAAACCTGAAGAACTTGCATCCTACACTCGTATAGACGAGCAGTATCTTTACGAATAA
- a CDS encoding 30S ribosomal protein S28e — protein MSDATPAEVIEVIGSTGMHGEAMQVKCRILDGPNKGRIITRNTVGPIREGDVLMLLETEREAKKLSRR, from the coding sequence ATGTCTGACGCAACGCCCGCCGAAGTGATCGAGGTGATCGGCTCTACGGGTATGCATGGCGAAGCCATGCAGGTCAAGTGCCGGATACTCGATGGTCCAAACAAGGGACGAATTATTACCAGGAACACGGTTGGCCCCATCCGAGAAGGGGATGTTCTTATGCTCCTTGAGACAGAGCGTGAGGCAAAGAAGCTCTCCCGGAGGTGA
- a CDS encoding ABC transporter ATP-binding protein, which translates to MILATNLSYTYPLSTKPALKDVTLSIGPGELILITGPTAAGKTTLCLALAGILQHEFGGTLAGHLSFLGRPIADYEGMSQLNQYISMVFDDADAQLIFTSVEEEIASGLETRLATTTERRERINHVMDLCEIAHLRERPPYALSGGQKQRVAIAAALAMDTQVLILDEPTSELDVRATGKIIEVLKGLKAEGKTVIVVDHSLEGYRGVADRVIELNHGKISRQGTFDELFPHTQGTLTALYEDPDLSPFLPPKLDPIIRIENVYHKYGNIAALNSVSISIFPGEFVALLGENGSGKTTLVKHLNGLLRPDTGIIKVLDLDATAEPVMTLVRHTGLVFQNPDTMLFADTVDEEIRFGLNNIQASDPDDRIKNVLTMVRLEEQEKTYPRHLSRGERQRLAVSCILAMEPEIIILDEPTTGLDEVESDRMMTLMKSLQNQGHTIIMVTHNMRIAEENAERIIVMKNGAVSGDYSNQRVKA; encoded by the coding sequence ATGATTCTAGCAACAAATTTGAGTTACACCTACCCCTTAAGCACAAAACCGGCACTTAAAGATGTCACACTCTCTATAGGCCCTGGAGAATTAATCCTCATCACAGGTCCTACGGCAGCTGGGAAAACAACCCTCTGCCTTGCCCTTGCAGGAATTCTGCAACATGAGTTTGGTGGGACACTAGCTGGTCACCTCTCTTTTCTGGGTCGTCCCATTGCAGATTACGAGGGAATGAGCCAGCTCAACCAGTATATCAGCATGGTTTTTGATGACGCTGATGCCCAGCTTATTTTTACCAGTGTTGAAGAGGAGATTGCATCAGGCCTTGAGACCCGGTTGGCAACAACTACAGAGCGACGGGAAAGAATCAACCATGTGATGGACCTATGCGAGATAGCCCATCTCCGTGAGCGACCACCATATGCTTTATCCGGAGGGCAGAAACAACGTGTCGCGATAGCAGCCGCTTTAGCCATGGACACACAGGTCCTGATTCTTGATGAACCAACATCAGAACTGGATGTCCGGGCCACTGGAAAAATAATCGAGGTTCTAAAAGGACTCAAGGCTGAAGGAAAAACGGTCATTGTTGTAGATCATTCCCTTGAAGGGTACCGAGGGGTGGCAGATCGTGTTATTGAACTTAACCATGGAAAAATCTCCAGACAGGGAACCTTTGATGAGCTCTTCCCCCATACCCAGGGAACACTAACAGCACTGTATGAAGATCCGGATCTTTCCCCATTCCTGCCACCTAAATTAGATCCAATCATCAGGATTGAAAACGTATACCATAAGTACGGTAACATTGCGGCTCTCAACAGTGTTAGCATCTCAATCTTCCCAGGTGAATTCGTCGCTCTACTTGGAGAGAATGGATCAGGAAAGACGACACTTGTCAAGCACCTGAACGGTCTTCTCAGGCCTGACACTGGTATTATTAAGGTACTTGATCTAGATGCAACCGCAGAGCCGGTAATGACTCTGGTTCGTCATACTGGACTAGTGTTTCAGAACCCTGACACCATGCTATTTGCAGATACTGTTGACGAAGAGATCCGGTTTGGATTGAATAACATACAGGCTTCTGATCCCGATGACCGTATAAAGAACGTTCTGACGATGGTGAGGTTAGAGGAACAGGAAAAAACTTACCCTCGCCACCTTTCTCGTGGTGAGAGACAACGGCTTGCAGTATCCTGTATCCTTGCTATGGAGCCAGAGATCATTATCCTTGATGAACCGACAACCGGACTTGACGAGGTTGAGTCAGACAGGATGATGACACTGATGAAGTCACTCCAGAATCAGGGGCACACTATCATTATGGTCACCCACAATATGAGGATTGCAGAAGAGAATGCAGAACGGATTATTGTGATGAAGAACGGGGCTGTTAGTGGTGATTACTCAAACCAGAGGGTAAAGGCATGA
- a CDS encoding 50S ribosomal protein L24e: MQSHVCSFCGEGMEPGTGKMFVRKDGSIFYFCSTKCQKNYKLGRIPRRVTWTAAGRKALGKE; this comes from the coding sequence ATGCAATCACACGTTTGTTCGTTTTGTGGTGAGGGTATGGAGCCAGGAACCGGAAAGATGTTTGTCCGTAAGGATGGATCTATCTTCTACTTCTGCAGCACAAAGTGCCAGAAGAATTACAAACTCGGACGTATTCCACGTCGGGTTACCTGGACTGCAGCCGGCCGCAAGGCATTGGGTAAGGAGTAA
- a CDS encoding DUF2298 domain-containing protein: protein MISPGDITLILAWIVLLFFLHFSLIPFLQPHFKKIFIPLAFSLSLLLYTLISFWSAFFHLPVQLALFPFVLGIGYSYVKIGRKNGLRGFFTCYSVVTSEWRYYLLFIVVFLAMLSLRIYSPDISSAEKFMDHGFISSMMRMPVIPPLDPWFAGGDLSVYYYLGHWMLASLGLTAGIPSTVLFTMALPTIAAYTAVNMYGIGHLLLPRLRLIPVVLLFLMNPAFVHLALAGTEWSKLLWDSTRVIDGTINEYPLFSFIFGDVHAHVLDFFPQTTLILLITLAITCWKEMHPVSRLVLILSSGLALGSIPPTNTWDILIQAPLVLITGAILLFHSTSIYPVQDRSLSLVSGLIQKVRQPEPGRRIIRHFSEGRGAFLYLLLVPLIGVLCYLPYYVTLKAQGIEGIGIVPLPSSLSEFLLVNGWFILILVISLLPIFRRSPWLLIIAVPFLVTGYIAAAIPAVLLCAILVRHKGACDLLAGAGLVILLFCEIFYLKDNMGDQYFRMNTVFKLYITAWILFSAATAGMLGRLLLPLVSKPSWSARIIDGAIPLILLLLLVLPVMVTATHAGPHTPTLDGLAWLSVSHPDDLAAVTWLRSQEGNLTLVEAEGGDYGYYSRVSAFTGIPAFLGWPFHESMWRNDTPSGWYNQRVTAIRAIYEEPSKLVNLMKMYHIDLLYVGPTEGEKYNVTLPETGLSPVFHQGTVTIYRVA from the coding sequence ATGATTTCTCCTGGGGATATTACCCTCATCCTTGCATGGATAGTTCTCTTGTTTTTTCTTCACTTCTCACTCATCCCTTTTCTTCAGCCTCACTTTAAAAAAATATTCATTCCTCTTGCTTTCAGCCTTTCACTGCTTCTTTACACCCTTATAAGTTTCTGGAGTGCATTCTTCCATCTTCCTGTTCAACTGGCACTGTTCCCCTTCGTTCTTGGAATTGGTTATTCATATGTGAAGATCGGGAGAAAAAACGGATTAAGAGGATTTTTCACATGTTACTCGGTTGTAACATCGGAATGGAGGTACTACCTTCTTTTCATTGTTGTCTTCCTGGCCATGTTATCCCTCCGAATTTACAGCCCTGACATAAGTTCTGCTGAAAAGTTCATGGATCATGGGTTCATCTCCTCAATGATGCGAATGCCAGTTATCCCTCCTCTTGACCCTTGGTTTGCTGGAGGTGATCTCTCTGTTTATTATTATCTCGGTCATTGGATGCTTGCATCTCTTGGTCTTACAGCGGGCATTCCTTCAACAGTCCTCTTTACCATGGCACTGCCGACGATAGCTGCCTATACTGCTGTCAATATGTATGGAATTGGTCATCTTCTCCTCCCCCGTCTTCGTCTCATTCCGGTGGTGCTCCTTTTTTTAATGAATCCTGCTTTTGTTCATCTTGCTTTAGCAGGTACTGAATGGAGTAAACTTCTCTGGGATAGTACTCGGGTTATTGACGGGACCATAAATGAATACCCGCTGTTTTCTTTCATTTTCGGAGATGTACATGCCCATGTTCTGGATTTTTTTCCCCAGACTACTCTGATTCTTCTTATCACTCTTGCAATAACGTGTTGGAAGGAGATGCATCCAGTATCGCGTCTCGTTTTGATACTGTCTTCAGGTCTTGCACTAGGTTCGATCCCTCCCACAAATACATGGGATATTCTTATCCAGGCCCCCCTGGTTCTTATTACCGGGGCTATCCTGCTGTTTCATTCAACCAGTATCTATCCTGTACAAGATCGGTCCCTTTCACTTGTAAGCGGACTCATACAGAAGGTCAGACAACCTGAACCTGGGAGAAGGATCATCAGACACTTTTCAGAGGGAAGAGGGGCATTTCTATACCTTCTGCTGGTACCCCTGATTGGTGTTCTTTGTTATCTTCCCTATTATGTGACGTTGAAAGCACAGGGTATAGAAGGGATTGGGATAGTTCCTCTTCCATCTTCGCTCTCTGAATTTTTACTCGTGAACGGATGGTTCATTCTTATACTTGTCATCTCACTTCTTCCGATATTCAGACGGTCACCCTGGCTTCTTATCATTGCTGTCCCGTTTCTTGTCACCGGTTATATTGCTGCAGCAATACCCGCGGTGCTTCTTTGTGCAATACTTGTCAGACATAAGGGTGCTTGTGATCTCCTGGCCGGGGCAGGTCTTGTTATCCTTCTATTCTGTGAGATCTTCTATCTGAAGGATAACATGGGGGACCAGTACTTTCGGATGAATACAGTTTTTAAACTCTATATTACTGCCTGGATTCTCTTTAGTGCAGCAACAGCCGGTATGCTCGGAAGGCTCCTTCTCCCCTTGGTCAGTAAACCATCCTGGTCAGCCCGAATTATTGATGGAGCAATCCCATTGATCCTTCTCCTCCTGCTTGTCCTGCCTGTCATGGTAACAGCAACTCATGCAGGACCGCATACCCCGACGTTGGATGGGCTTGCATGGCTTTCGGTATCGCATCCTGACGATCTTGCAGCAGTTACGTGGCTTCGAAGCCAAGAAGGAAACCTTACGCTGGTGGAGGCTGAAGGTGGTGACTATGGGTATTACTCACGAGTTTCTGCGTTCACCGGGATACCGGCATTTCTCGGATGGCCGTTCCATGAATCAATGTGGCGTAATGATACACCCTCTGGTTGGTATAATCAGAGGGTAACGGCTATTCGGGCAATCTATGAAGAGCCATCAAAGTTGGTAAATCTTATGAAGATGTATCATATTGACCTCCTGTATGTTGGACCTACAGAAGGTGAAAAATATAATGTTACCCTTCCTGAAACTGGTCTTTCACCGGTGTTCCATCAGGGTACTGTCACGATATACCGTGTTGCCTGA
- a CDS encoding lysylphosphatidylglycerol synthase transmembrane domain-containing protein — protein MYRKIFALILSLLLAVGIIGVMLWRVWGDLNAALQYLHPVYLVPAVLICVVAWFSRGWRYKVILARLSVIVPTVFATACIYLSQTVNLLVPARLGDLIRIILVKHEYDATVSQGLSSIVVERVFDIITVAFLGLISVLFVLNVPEWALSLIVIPLVLGALFFGVLLFMGRFSSENKYLGYLLTMLNEVKEASLTPSTAIILFFSSVGIWIMDTIICVSVSAMFNQEIPLAVVLLAIVAGNLVKAVPVTPGGLGTYEASLAIIFELSGVAPATATLIAVIDHLIKNLITVIGGVASIFYFGNWVVPEMMASIKRRLSDSGEEDV, from the coding sequence ATGTACCGTAAAATATTTGCCCTAATTTTGTCCCTCCTCTTGGCTGTTGGTATCATCGGCGTCATGCTTTGGCGTGTTTGGGGTGATTTGAATGCAGCACTTCAGTATCTGCACCCTGTTTATCTTGTTCCGGCTGTACTGATCTGTGTAGTTGCCTGGTTCTCCCGTGGATGGCGTTACAAGGTCATTCTTGCCCGGCTTAGTGTAATAGTACCGACGGTCTTTGCCACTGCCTGTATCTATCTCTCACAAACCGTTAATCTGCTTGTTCCTGCCAGATTGGGTGATTTGATCAGGATTATTCTTGTTAAGCATGAGTATGATGCTACAGTCTCACAAGGGCTCTCCTCAATTGTTGTGGAACGTGTTTTTGATATCATCACGGTTGCATTTCTGGGTCTCATCTCCGTCCTCTTTGTTCTGAATGTCCCTGAATGGGCACTCTCTCTTATTGTAATCCCATTGGTTCTTGGTGCATTATTCTTTGGTGTTCTCCTCTTTATGGGGCGCTTTTCATCAGAAAATAAGTACCTCGGCTACCTCCTGACTATGCTCAATGAGGTAAAAGAAGCCTCTCTTACTCCTTCCACTGCGATAATTCTCTTCTTCTCATCGGTGGGTATCTGGATCATGGATACGATAATCTGCGTATCTGTGTCAGCGATGTTTAACCAGGAAATCCCTTTGGCAGTTGTCCTTCTTGCGATTGTTGCTGGAAATCTGGTAAAAGCTGTTCCGGTAACTCCTGGAGGTCTTGGGACGTATGAAGCCTCTCTGGCAATAATTTTTGAATTGTCGGGTGTTGCCCCTGCTACTGCGACGTTAATTGCGGTGATTGATCATCTCATTAAAAACCTAATAACTGTTATCGGTGGAGTTGCATCAATTTTCTATTTTGGGAACTGGGTAGTCCCTGAAATGATGGCAAGTATAAAACGTCGCCTGTCAGATAGTGGAGAGGAAGATGTATGA
- the rpl7ae gene encoding 50S ribosomal protein L7Ae, translated as MANYVTFEVSDEIQNKALEAVETARETGKIKKGSNEATKAVERGIAQLVLIGADVEPAEIVMHLGPLCEEKKVPYIFVTKQNDIGAACGLEVGSAAAAVIKPGKAKEIVDEIAGQIAALKAE; from the coding sequence ATGGCAAACTACGTTACCTTTGAAGTTTCTGACGAGATTCAGAACAAGGCACTTGAGGCAGTCGAAACGGCCCGAGAGACCGGCAAGATCAAGAAGGGCTCCAACGAGGCAACCAAGGCAGTCGAGCGCGGGATCGCCCAACTCGTCCTTATTGGTGCTGACGTTGAGCCTGCTGAAATTGTGATGCACCTTGGCCCACTCTGCGAAGAGAAGAAGGTTCCGTACATCTTCGTCACTAAACAGAACGATATCGGGGCTGCATGTGGCCTCGAGGTTGGATCTGCTGCTGCTGCCGTCATTAAACCCGGCAAGGCGAAGGAGATCGTTGACGAGATTGCAGGACAGATTGCTGCGCTTAAGGCCGAGTGA
- a CDS encoding tetratricopeptide repeat protein, with translation MIPSCLSLRIFHAAALVWLILLLLVLLTGCMSTGEWKEKGQKDFQNGKYPDAISAYDRAIAITPNDSELYYLKGLSLYEMVRYKDAIDAFTDAIRQNGNYSLAWFWKGRTSYMMGDYDEAVRSFFKAIEIEPANTEYWYYRGMALSSRGQYDMAIQHFDKALLIDKNNEKVWSARGFAYNMKKQFEPALYSYEQAIVVNPQNAENWINKASVLKAMGKEAEANVAIDKANLLYKEQEKDISKKIPKTPLQFSS, from the coding sequence ATGATCCCTTCCTGTTTATCACTTCGAATCTTCCATGCTGCTGCTTTGGTCTGGCTGATCCTGCTTTTGCTGGTTCTGCTTACCGGATGTATGAGTACTGGTGAGTGGAAAGAGAAAGGACAGAAGGATTTTCAGAATGGCAAATACCCTGATGCAATATCTGCATATGATCGGGCAATAGCAATCACTCCCAATGACAGTGAACTCTACTATCTCAAAGGACTGTCGCTATATGAGATGGTGCGGTATAAAGATGCCATCGACGCTTTTACTGATGCCATACGGCAGAATGGAAACTATTCACTGGCCTGGTTCTGGAAAGGTCGAACCAGTTATATGATGGGTGATTATGATGAAGCAGTTCGATCATTCTTTAAAGCAATTGAGATAGAACCTGCAAACACTGAATACTGGTATTATCGCGGGATGGCTCTCTCCAGTCGCGGTCAGTATGACATGGCGATTCAACACTTTGACAAGGCTTTGCTTATCGACAAGAATAATGAGAAGGTCTGGAGTGCCCGTGGATTTGCATATAACATGAAGAAGCAATTTGAACCTGCGCTGTATTCCTATGAACAGGCGATCGTTGTCAATCCACAGAATGCCGAAAATTGGATCAATAAAGCGTCTGTTCTTAAGGCCATGGGAAAAGAAGCAGAGGCTAATGTGGCGATTGATAAAGCAAACCTTCTCTATAAAGAACAGGAGAAGGATATCAGTAAGAAGATCCCAAAAACTCCTCTTCAATTTTCATCCTGA
- a CDS encoding energy-coupling factor transporter transmembrane component T family protein, whose product MTEILQYIPGKGILHRLNPVTKLIIVVLIVGMSVLTPSAIFLAGLILVIAIGASVSGMYREISKQIPFLIMLGVFLLLVTTLTVQQGVTYFTLIPASVPLIGGMLPITEGGFGLGLLFTFRFIVMILSFHLFIVTTKPSELVTALLAFHMPVDYILMFLIALRFIPSLQLEATRIHEAQLSRGYNPGTGAIGKVKSLRPIIIPLVANSLAKTQVLGLTLDLRGYRSKKTLPFHELEFHRIDSFSLIFIGVVVIVYFIYHFG is encoded by the coding sequence ATGACAGAGATCCTCCAATACATTCCAGGAAAGGGGATACTCCACAGACTCAATCCAGTAACAAAACTGATCATCGTCGTGTTAATCGTAGGCATGAGTGTGCTTACTCCAAGTGCAATCTTTCTTGCGGGGTTGATTCTGGTCATCGCCATTGGTGCATCTGTGTCAGGGATGTACCGCGAGATCAGCAAACAGATCCCCTTTCTTATTATGCTAGGAGTATTTCTTCTGCTTGTAACCACCCTTACCGTTCAACAAGGAGTGACATACTTTACTCTAATTCCTGCATCAGTTCCATTGATAGGAGGGATGTTACCCATTACAGAAGGTGGGTTCGGACTTGGTCTCCTCTTCACATTCCGATTTATCGTGATGATCCTCTCATTCCATCTCTTCATCGTCACAACAAAACCAAGTGAACTGGTTACAGCACTTCTCGCATTCCATATGCCTGTGGATTACATCCTGATGTTTCTCATAGCACTCAGGTTTATCCCAAGTCTTCAGCTCGAAGCGACCAGAATTCATGAAGCGCAACTTTCCCGTGGATATAATCCGGGAACAGGTGCGATAGGGAAAGTAAAGAGTCTTAGGCCGATTATTATTCCACTTGTCGCAAATTCACTTGCCAAAACACAGGTCCTTGGACTGACCCTTGATTTGAGAGGATACCGAAGCAAAAAGACCCTTCCATTTCATGAACTTGAATTCCACAGGATTGACAGTTTCTCATTGATTTTCATAGGTGTCGTAGTCATCGTTTACTTTATTTATCACTTCGGATAG
- a CDS encoding tetratricopeptide repeat protein, translated as MSSQEIFRTFIPLGILILCISVFISGCVGTQWTAADWLEKGNQYANEGMYKSAVDAYNQSLQLDSRNSKVYTYRGVALEHMGSYDAAMNDFEQALSINPNESGAWQGKAATYIDTNEYRQAVKAADRAIELAKNPADKAENAYLLRGFALNRLEDYDTALQAFDKAIEIDPKRLDLWQNKAYSLTKLGRFVEVLKCYEVMTGIEPNNAEIWSKKGEIHLALGQINEANEAFSIAKNLIKSN; from the coding sequence GTGTCTTCTCAGGAAATATTTCGGACTTTCATCCCTCTGGGTATTCTTATCCTTTGTATCTCTGTGTTCATTTCGGGTTGTGTTGGAACACAATGGACTGCTGCTGACTGGCTTGAAAAAGGGAATCAGTATGCAAATGAAGGTATGTACAAAAGTGCCGTTGATGCATATAACCAGTCATTGCAACTTGATTCCAGAAACTCTAAAGTCTATACCTATCGTGGGGTTGCTCTGGAACACATGGGCAGTTACGATGCTGCGATGAATGATTTTGAACAGGCACTCAGTATCAATCCAAATGAGAGTGGGGCATGGCAGGGTAAGGCAGCAACCTATATTGACACCAACGAATATCGTCAGGCAGTGAAAGCTGCCGATCGTGCTATTGAATTAGCCAAAAACCCCGCTGATAAAGCTGAAAATGCCTACCTTCTTCGTGGGTTTGCATTAAATCGGCTTGAGGATTATGATACTGCCCTTCAGGCGTTTGACAAAGCTATTGAGATTGATCCAAAGCGGTTGGATCTCTGGCAGAATAAGGCATACTCGCTGACAAAACTGGGACGGTTTGTTGAAGTACTCAAATGTTATGAAGTAATGACTGGTATCGAGCCTAATAATGCTGAAATCTGGAGTAAGAAAGGAGAGATCCATCTGGCTCTCGGACAAATTAACGAAGCAAATGAGGCTTTTTCGATAGCGAAAAATCTCATAAAATCGAATTAA
- a CDS encoding tryptophan transporter, translating to MKSQDIAIVGILLAVGAIARLIATALVPSPIVPNFVIIFYCLAIMLIAPRFKEALGIGIVGGIISALISHSLFPPANLISEPLGAIVCLAVFLATKERIKFAPALSTLVATVVSGLVFVAIVMILVMIAPGMLYKAFTATSLYAFFSLMMVTIVLPTAILNTVVAQILYIPAARVLSRGRA from the coding sequence ATGAAGTCACAGGATATCGCTATTGTTGGAATCCTCCTTGCTGTGGGAGCCATTGCCCGTCTGATTGCAACCGCCCTTGTACCCTCACCCATCGTCCCAAACTTTGTGATCATTTTTTACTGTCTGGCGATCATGCTCATCGCTCCCAGATTTAAAGAGGCACTTGGGATAGGAATTGTCGGAGGAATCATTAGTGCGTTAATCAGTCATTCACTCTTCCCTCCAGCAAACCTAATCAGTGAACCACTCGGAGCCATTGTCTGTCTCGCCGTGTTCCTAGCCACAAAAGAACGTATCAAATTTGCACCAGCACTTTCAACTCTCGTTGCAACGGTTGTAAGTGGTCTGGTATTTGTCGCAATCGTTATGATTCTGGTAATGATTGCTCCGGGAATGTTGTACAAGGCCTTTACTGCAACAAGCCTGTATGCATTCTTCTCGCTGATGATGGTAACAATCGTTCTTCCGACAGCCATTCTCAACACGGTGGTTGCCCAGATTCTTTATATTCCAGCAGCACGCGTCCTTTCCCGGGGCAGGGCATGA
- a CDS encoding NAD(P)/FAD-dependent oxidoreductase, with translation MRIGIIGGGLAGLVAGYSLAEVHDVVIFEQESDLGGLLSSYRIGNYSIERFYHHFFSGDTTLMTLLDELGLSSEIIWLSGSTGSFTDGAIHPLTTPFEILRYPYLNLLEKARLGLFTKQASHIDMAPLDAISAHDFIISNLGERIYHSFFEPLLKSKFGQNSDLVSAAWLISRVAIRSNRGVAGERLGYIKGGFSVFIDCLSDAARNNGCTIRTEVPAKSVIQVTTSTQPGWKINDEFFDLVIGTVSPRILQSLGVPNIPSIPYQGAACLTLALSRDVTKGTYWLNITDPAPYGAVVSHTNFAPFEWYGEHLVYLASYFSGDPDPNLKEKMLSDFCTKFSVDPSEIHWSRIAIDRDAGPLYLTGYRDHLTDPAVPGLYLAGMFSPENYPERSIEGSVKAARRVVEGIRNRE, from the coding sequence ATGAGGATAGGGATCATAGGCGGAGGTCTTGCCGGTCTTGTCGCCGGGTATTCGCTTGCTGAGGTCCATGATGTCGTTATATTTGAGCAGGAATCAGATCTTGGTGGTCTTCTCTCCTCTTATAGGATCGGTAATTATTCCATCGAGCGGTTTTATCATCACTTCTTCTCTGGTGATACAACTCTGATGACTTTGCTTGATGAATTAGGACTTTCAAGTGAGATAATCTGGTTATCGGGCTCCACTGGTTCCTTTACTGATGGCGCGATACACCCCCTTACAACTCCGTTTGAGATTCTTCGCTATCCATACCTGAACCTCCTTGAAAAAGCAAGGCTAGGTCTCTTTACCAAACAAGCCTCGCATATTGATATGGCTCCCCTCGATGCCATATCAGCTCATGATTTTATCATTTCCAACCTTGGAGAAAGGATATATCATTCATTCTTCGAGCCACTTCTCAAATCGAAGTTTGGTCAGAATTCAGATCTTGTTTCAGCAGCATGGCTCATTAGCCGTGTGGCTATAAGGTCAAATCGTGGAGTTGCTGGAGAACGTTTAGGTTACATTAAAGGTGGGTTTTCTGTTTTTATCGATTGCCTCTCTGATGCGGCCCGTAATAACGGGTGTACAATCCGAACTGAAGTCCCGGCAAAGTCCGTTATTCAGGTCACTACATCCACTCAACCTGGATGGAAGATCAATGATGAGTTTTTTGATCTGGTAATTGGAACTGTAAGCCCTCGCATACTTCAGAGCCTTGGCGTGCCTAATATCCCATCAATTCCATACCAGGGAGCAGCATGTCTGACCCTCGCGCTCTCCCGTGATGTTACTAAAGGTACGTACTGGCTGAATATCACGGATCCAGCCCCTTATGGTGCTGTTGTTTCTCATACAAACTTCGCCCCGTTTGAGTGGTACGGGGAGCATCTCGTGTATCTAGCTTCATATTTTTCTGGAGATCCTGATCCTAATCTCAAGGAAAAGATGCTATCTGATTTCTGCACAAAATTTTCTGTAGATCCGAGCGAAATACACTGGAGTAGGATCGCAATTGATCGCGATGCCGGTCCTCTGTATCTCACTGGATATAGGGATCATCTTACCGATCCGGCTGTACCTGGACTATACCTTGCAGGGATGTTCTCACCTGAAAACTACCCTGAACGGAGTATTGAAGGCTCTGTAAAGGCAGCCCGGCGAGTCGTGGAGGGTATTCGAAACCGTGAGTAA
- a CDS encoding dolichyl-phosphate beta-glucosyltransferase yields the protein MSNIIQSFISVVIPVYNDLPALKEAVPLTLKMMDDVFSGFEIIIAEDASTDGSTECAASWQEKDSRIIHLHRDQRLGRGSALTTAALQAKGDIFCYFDVDLATDMSYLPQLIRAVTDGADIATGSRLLSDSNITRSLGREVKSRGYNWLVRFILRSRLKDHQCGFKAFNKDKLLSLLPEIKDTHWFWDTEVLVRAQRKGYVIEEIPVIWREGPGTTVKSQDIWKMGRSILNLWWKLHVP from the coding sequence GTGAGTAATATAATTCAATCATTCATCTCCGTGGTTATTCCCGTCTATAATGATCTGCCAGCCCTGAAAGAAGCGGTTCCTCTTACCCTCAAGATGATGGATGACGTTTTTTCCGGGTTTGAAATTATTATTGCTGAAGATGCAAGTACTGATGGTTCCACTGAATGTGCAGCGTCATGGCAGGAAAAGGACTCAAGAATAATTCACCTACACCGTGATCAGCGACTTGGTCGTGGATCCGCTCTGACTACTGCAGCCTTACAGGCAAAAGGTGATATATTCTGTTACTTTGACGTTGATCTCGCAACTGATATGTCATACCTTCCTCAACTTATCAGAGCAGTCACCGATGGTGCGGATATTGCAACCGGCTCGCGTCTTTTATCAGATAGTAATATCACCCGTAGCCTGGGTCGTGAGGTTAAGAGTCGTGGATATAACTGGCTTGTCAGGTTCATTCTTCGAAGCAGGCTGAAAGATCATCAGTGCGGGTTTAAGGCTTTTAATAAAGACAAACTGCTTTCACTCCTTCCAGAAATTAAAGATACGCATTGGTTTTGGGATACTGAAGTGCTGGTTCGTGCACAACGAAAAGGGTATGTGATTGAGGAGATCCCGGTCATATGGCGGGAAGGACCGGGAACTACAGTCAAGTCACAGGATATCTGGAAAATGGGTCGCTCAATACTAAATCTCTGGTGGAAACTTCATGTACCGTAA